The following DNA comes from Oncorhynchus clarkii lewisi isolate Uvic-CL-2024 chromosome 22, UVic_Ocla_1.0, whole genome shotgun sequence.
TTGTGAAGCAAAGTAGCAATCTATCGGGGCCTTATTAGATTAATGAAACGAGGACAGGAAAAATACAGAGGTCCTCTTTGGACTATAAAGCAGCCCGTCATTCAGCGTGTAAGGGAGGAAGGAATAGGTTCAATTGAATGAGATTCGGGGACCTGAGAAAGCCAACCAGTACACATTTGCGACAAGTGAGAGGTCCGGTCTTGTAATGTAGACTATCATTCATTCAGGCTGAACTCGGACATTAAATTTGCTTTCACGTAGTGACATGTTCGAGCTCGCAGGCTGAAATCAGTCCAGGTAAATTACACTCTCGATGGGCTTCCACAAACATTAATGTGTCGTGTCTGACGATTAAGTAATTGTAAACGCTGAccacattagctagctacataatTGAATTATGTCCAAATTCAGAAATTACAGATTAACCATCGATTTACTAATTTGAAACAGCCCTCAGTAATGTCAGAAGGAAGGAAACCCTTGACGAATGCTTGTAACGTTAGTTCTCCCTAATGTTATTTCAAAATGACCAACAAGAAAGTGACAGGACTGATACAGCTGTCAGTACAAGGCAACTGCAACCTGTTGTTGAACTGTACTGTCTTTGGTGATAGTGGGCCATGCGGATACAGTAACTGGATGCAAATTATGACAATTTAGCCTCTGTTGTAGGCTATTTCAGAATGGGTTAATTAAGCTAGCTTTATAACTAACTTAGGGCTGCGTAATTAAAATGATAAATATCTAGTCAACTgcctaactagctacagtagctagtttCAACATGATCCAGAATTGGATTAGCTAAATACGTTTAGCTAGCTATTCTCCTTCCATAATCTGTCAAATTTGAGCTGGCTAAATCTAACGTTAGCTGAAGTCATGTGAATACCGTTAACGTTACAGTGACAGTAGTGAACAGTTTATTTTCATTTccaatataataaaataaagcaTAGCCTACATTGGACGTGAGTATAGGACAGTTCAAAAGTGCAACTAGATAAGTTAGCAAAACATTTAGCTATATCTTGGTTGGGTTTATGGACAGCAAAAATTACCtagtaatttagctagctaacgttagctagtcagTTCATACCCATCTAACGTTAACTTACTGTACAGTAACTAACAAGCTGCATTACTTTTCAGTACAATGTGGTTCTAACGAGTAACGCGATCGCTTAGCTAGGTACTGTAGCCAGTCGGTCAAATATCTTACCGTCATAAACAGTTCCAGAGGCGTCCAGTTTTTAAGGAATATGGTTTTCTTACAACGGGAAATGAGTTTAGGGTGAGGGACTGAAAATCCAAGTTCAGTTCACCCGCTGGGAACTCCGACAAAACCTCATTTTTATCACTCCGAACCTTCAGCTTCATACATTCAACTGTCTGCGGGCCCTTTACTAGTTTGAATCCGCGACTTGCTCGGCGACGAATAATCCACAGACAAGATACAGCAACCATTGGCTACAGCGAACCAGCAGGCATCTCAGACCGAGTGAATGATATTTACAATTCCTTTGATTTGTAAATGAGAGGGTATGAGCGACATAAATGTTGGGAGGGGGAGTGTATTCCGGATTTCCGAATAGCGTCTCTGACTTTCTCAGCGGAGTCCGTTGTCAATGCACGCTGAATGCAGCAGAGGCAACAGCATAGCAACGTACCGGCGCCATCTCCGTAGCGCCACCAGTGCACCGGGGTGGAGTCACAGGACAGGGAGGCGCGGTTTTAATTGGTTAAACCGCGAGTGAGCATTCCTGTCATTTTCCCACTACTTTTCATGCCATGGTATTGGTATTTTGCCGGTTTTATAGATTTACCGAATGTATTGTGAGAACTGTGGCATCACCTTAGAACATTGTGCAGCCAAGGTCACTGAAATCTAAATGCAACAGTGTGGAGTAGAATACCGGTAGTCAGTGGCGAGGAAGCGACACCATTGCCTCAGTTAATTTTAGCCACAGGATATGCAATATTCCATTGTTGGTCAGAATTAGCCTAAATTAGTTTGTTATTGCCCTAAATTCAGGAAATATCTAGGCCTGTGACTGTGAATGAACTGTCTTAACAATACACCACTGTGGCCAGACAATGCGACTGTAGAGTAAAATGTACATTTGGGCTGTGGCGACATCATGTGGTCCAAACAAGAACAGTACTACCCCCTTAATTCCATATCACTGCGACCAATGATAGGGCAAGTATGGGTACCTACATACTTGGTGTCTGAAAGTGGGCTTTGCAAAATAACTGGATGGGTCAACAGTGATGGGTGCAGTAGAATCAATGGTTGGGTCAACAGTGATGGGTGCAGTAGAATCAATGGTTGGATCAACAGCGGTAAGCAGGTGCACTGCGGGTCAGCTTAAATTAAATATTTAATGTTAACTTAATGTTAATATAGCAGGTTAAGTGAACTAATGTAGCGTAGCAGTTTAGGATAATTAttgtggcaggttaggataattaacttggcaggttaggagaatcaGGTTAAGGTTCGGAAAAGGGTTAGGCTTAGCTAAAATGCTATAGTTGTCCACAATCAACTTGTTGTGCAGCCCAATCAGCCAGCAAAATGGTCTTAAGTGGTAACAAATCTGCCCAAtaatcattgtatgctgtagcattaagatttcccttcactggaacgaaggggcctagcccgaaccaggaaaaacagccccagatcatcattcctcctccaccaaactttacagttggcactatgcattggggcatgtagcgttctcctgacatctgccaaacccagatttgtccgtcggactgccagatggtgaagcgtgattcatcactccagagaacacgtttccactgctccagagtccaatggcggtgagcttcacaccactccagccgacgcttggcattacaCATGGTGagccgttgttactcctagacgtttccacgtcACAATATCAGCACGTACAGTTAActggacagctctagcagggcagaaatttgacgaactgacttgttggaaatgtgcCATCCTATGACGGCGTCacgctgaaagtcactgagctctgcagtaaggccattctactgccaatgtttgtctttggagattacatggctgtgtgcattttatacacctgtcagcaacttgtgtggctgaaatagcctaatccactaatttgaaggggtgtccacatacttttgtaaatatagtgTACTTCTCTTGATCCTCCCACTTCTGTTGACACTCCATCTATGCAGTTagcaatgactgatgtggtgatgAAAATAATTCTCTCTCATACTGGTGAAGTGGTATGTAAAGAAACTGAGAATATATTTTAAAAGATAAATGCCTAATTgcatgtgattttttttaaactgtgaaTTGTAGAGTATCTATTGTCACAAATTAGTGGTACCCCATATCATCTCCACCCAGTCTGTGGGAACCATTGGTGGTAGCCCAGTACAGTGCTGTAATTAGTTTCTGTGGAGAACGGCCCAATCACATTTCCATAGAAGTTGGGTGGAGAATTGTGTCATTTTCCTAAACAAGTTTTCCGTTGCATAAAATTGAGTTTTTTGTAATCACAAACACAGGAATTCGTATATAGCCCATAAGAGCCTCACTATCAAAGCTAAAAAGACGCTGTCATTGCTGTGACTAGTGTGGATTTTGTTCTGGCTCTATGATTTAGACCGAGATAAAGTGCCATTGAGATGCACCTTCATTTGACAATGCTATTAGTCTCTAGGTTCAGTTTTGCTCCGCAGTAGTCACTCTGTCACAATGTTAATTACTTGGTTCTTTTTGTAGAACGCCACAGGGCTTCAGACGTGTGAGATGTGATTAAAAAACTAGATTAGATTTCCAATTTCATATGCAGACAACTGCTAAATGTGGAGACTCGGGAGATTAAGATCTGTATCACCAAGCAAATTGCTTTAAAATGATGGGTTCATTAAAACCCAACTGATTCTTGATTTccttcacgcacacacactgtctctctcacacaataGCCAAAAGCTATTTATGTTGTGATTAAACATTCACAACAATTTCATCTCACACAAGTCAGCTGTACATGTTTAAacattattacatacattttgtCAAATTGGTATTGTTATGAAATATTTTTATTGCGCCTTGCCCTGATGTATTTTACAACACAAAAGTGCAGGTTCACCATGTAGACCAATTTTAGGCAAATTTGTGCTCAAATTGAGGTCCCTGATAAGAGAAACGATAGTAACAAGGTCAAGTATAACTGTCATTATTCAGGCAATGTTACATGTGGTTGAAATTTCCTTTTTCCTCACAGTAATTGTGATTTCATAAATAATACCTGTTGGAAAACTAGCACAAACAGCATTGGGCTTCCAGTCTCGTGTCAGACTTTACAAGTAGCTGGCCAGAGGTCAAAGCTCACGTGATATTTGGTTCTTGGTGTGGAGATTACTGGGCTTCCAATGTCCTTTTTAGGCCTTCTCTTCCTTGAGTAGGCCCACAATGCCATCCCTCCTGGAGGTGTAGGGAGCGTGCTTCAGTCTTAGCAGGTGAGCAGGGAACAGGTTGCCACTGGGCGCGTACATCTCCTCCCCCTTCTGGCCCATCAGCGAACGTAGCGTCTTGTTCCGGGAGAGGATCTTGTTGTAGAACTCCACCCCTCCCTTGGCATAGATCTTGGACAGGCCTGCAGCACGGCGGTCTGATTTGTAGTCCAGCCATTGGCTGACAGCGTCGGAAGTCAGGAAGTAAGAGACAGCGCCCAGGCCGAGCGCCACAACATTCACTACGCCCCTAAAGATCACAGGCCCAATGTGGAGCCTGAAGATCTGCTTCAGGGTCACCGAGTAGACCATCACTCCGGCCAAGCAGAATGGAGCTACAGCCGCATTCAGCACAGGCCCGCCCACCTCAAGACGAGCTACCTCCCTCGCCACGGCAAACTTCTGAGCCTCTGGGGAGAACACTAGAGCATCCTTCAGGGCCGTGCCGATGACACTGTCCCACTCCACCTTCTCGCCATTGATGAGTATGCTGCGGTTTGTGATGCCAGCCGGGTCGTCCAGTGTGCTGTTGAAGTTGGCAGGGATGCCAATCTGGGCACCGGAGGGAAGCCAGGGTACGCCAGCCCCAACAGGGTGGAAGCCAAACGACGCGAAGGCACTATAACCATCAGGGGCGCCCACATCAGAATCCTTCAGCACCTGTTTGAAGAGGCTCTCCAGCTTCTCAGAAAGGCTGGCTGGTTCTCCTTTGTTCCAGGCCTGATACAACTTCCTATAAGTGTTCTCTGGGAATAAGTGGTAGAACATTTGGGCCGCAAACACCCCACTGCACCCAGCGATGAGCAGCGGCGTCCGGTACTTCTGTACCATCACGGCATACTTCAGAAATGGAGACGCCATGGTCGTAATCTGTTAGACACAGACTTCAGAGGGATGGATCTGCAGAGAAACAGAATTATAACGTTAATGGTTTTATATCTGACAAAGCATGTTTGACCTGGCTGAATGAGTGGTGACAAAATACTGTCGGTGAATAGGCCTACTCTTGTTTTAGGAATAACAAATACATACTCTCCAGTGTTTTCCCCTAGGATTTTTTTTCCCAGCAGTGGTGGCAAGGATAGGGGGTTAAATGAATATAGGGCTAAATTAATACAGGGAAAACACTGCTCTCTGTGAGAAGTTGGGGAACCATGAGGACTGAACTCTTTTTAATTCTACTGTGATTGCATACAACACATTCTCATAGGGATGTGTTGAGAATGTATGGGGTTCTAGAATTCATCCAGACTACCTGAACTTGATGGCAACAGTGCATCGTGTAAtaaaggcggcaggtagcctagcggttaaagaGCCAGTAATCgataggtcgctggttcgaatcccagagcagactaatgtgtaggccgtcattgtaaatacgaatgtgttcttaactgacttgcctagttaaatacaaagtTACACAGTTGAAAAAttggtcgatgtgcccttgagcaaagtaCTTAGCCAACCTTAATCGCTCTGGATAAACGCATCTGCTGAAAATATAACACAGTCTCACACTAATGTTCCAATTGGCAATTATGTTATCCTGTTGGTCAAATCCAAAATGCAATGGATACGTGTGCAACTAGAAACCAGATTAttatgttagctggctggctagttgGTTAGCATAGCTAGCACATAAATCTCAATAAAATAACGATATCTGTGCATGACTGCCAGGCAAGTGAAGCAATACTAACAGCTTGAAAAACACACACTGAACCAACAGGTAATGTTGCATTTCATAAAACGTTTGGATAACTCACATGCCATGGACATCTATGTAAGGGCAACTGGACAAAAAGGGTCGTCACtaattaccacagccacaaagtcgtacaccccgcctatttctacaatttcacttcttaaaaatgtgattttaaacctaaccttaaccctaaactcaACCACGCTGCCTTAAATTAACACCAAAAATTAACACAAAAAAAACTTAAATTAACCTTAAATTAACACCAAAAAGCTAATTTGATTTTTCATAAATTTATAGACATAGACATTTCGACTTTGTTGCTGTGCTATAtagtggaaacaggttattacGAAGGCAACAACGCCGTAAAGCAACTGTTTTTACGACTGTTTTACGTTAATGTCTAGTCACTACGTTAATCAGTGACAAGTGCGTCAATCTGTTTACGCTGTAAGAATATCAAACACTGCATAGTGGGTTAAAGTAGTGTAATTTTAATGCATTCATGTTTTGCTATCGTAGTCTGCTGGAACAGTTTCATATACGTGTCACGCTATTCACTTGTCCACAAGGGGGCATACTCTATTTTACCGCCGCTTCAAATAAGTGCAAAGCAAATTTACAGTATCAGTTTATTAGACCTCTGAAGGAAGGAGGCATTGTAAAGTGTTCTAATAT
Coding sequences within:
- the LOC139380895 gene encoding transmembrane protein 177; protein product: MASPFLKYAVMVQKYRTPLLIAGCSGVFAAQMFYHLFPENTYRKLYQAWNKGEPASLSEKLESLFKQVLKDSDVGAPDGYSAFASFGFHPVGAGVPWLPSGAQIGIPANFNSTLDDPAGITNRSILINGEKVEWDSVIGTALKDALVFSPEAQKFAVAREVARLEVGGPVLNAAVAPFCLAGVMVYSVTLKQIFRLHIGPVIFRGVVNVVALGLGAVSYFLTSDAVSQWLDYKSDRRAAGLSKIYAKGGVEFYNKILSRNKTLRSLMGQKGEEMYAPSGNLFPAHLLRLKHAPYTSRRDGIVGLLKEEKA